From Polynucleobacter sp. JS-JIR-II-b4, a single genomic window includes:
- a CDS encoding carbon-nitrogen hydrolase family protein: MSLSVSSADLKIASIQMVSTPDLHENLSTASRLIAAAATEGAQLAVLPEYFCLMGLKDTDKVRARESIGSGPIQEQLSDIAQQNNIYLVAGTIPLEAKDSNKVLNTTLVFNPAGEQISRYDKIHLFGFQTATERYQESETIEAGNEPGLLKISINGNDWTFGLSICYDLRFPELYRALGQLDCHIIPAAFTYTTGKDHWEILLRARAIENQCYVLASAQGGIHQNQRRTWGNSMLIDPWGSILANLPEGEGFISGVLCKDKLNEVRSKLPALAHRKL; encoded by the coding sequence AACTTATCTACAGCAAGTAGACTCATCGCTGCAGCTGCAACTGAAGGCGCACAACTAGCCGTCTTGCCAGAGTATTTTTGCTTAATGGGTCTTAAGGACACCGATAAAGTACGGGCCCGCGAAAGTATTGGTAGCGGCCCTATCCAGGAGCAGCTTTCGGATATTGCACAACAAAACAATATTTACCTAGTGGCAGGCACTATTCCACTGGAAGCAAAAGATTCTAATAAAGTACTTAATACAACCCTTGTCTTTAATCCTGCCGGCGAGCAAATTTCTCGTTACGACAAAATTCATTTATTTGGTTTTCAAACAGCAACTGAGCGTTATCAAGAATCCGAAACAATTGAGGCTGGCAATGAGCCGGGCCTCTTAAAAATTTCAATTAATGGAAATGATTGGACCTTTGGCTTGAGTATTTGTTATGACCTGCGCTTTCCAGAGCTCTATCGCGCCCTTGGACAGTTAGACTGCCATATCATCCCAGCCGCCTTTACATATACAACTGGCAAGGATCATTGGGAAATCCTCTTACGTGCTCGCGCTATCGAAAACCAATGTTACGTATTGGCATCTGCCCAAGGCGGCATTCATCAAAATCAACGTCGCACTTGGGGTAACAGCATGCTGATTGATCCTTGGGGCAGTATCTTGGCTAACCTCCCCGAGGGGGAAGGCTTTATTTCTGGGGTTTTGTGCAAAGATAAATTAAACGAGGTACGCTCTAAGTTACCCGCACTTGCGCATCGCAAGCTTTAA
- the tldD gene encoding metalloprotease TldD — protein MNAPEALFPANWTKAKKQADLIKLAKSILLEPTGLSEQDLHGTFGNLFAHRLDDADLYFQHTRSESWSLEEGIVKSGSFNIDQGVGVRAIYGDKTAFAYSDEINLEALNKAAKATRVIGPEGGKQAVASKLFNPVSNKLYSDVNPLDSLQPKEKIALLESIERRAKARDPRIIQVMASLAGEFDVVLVVRADGLLAADVRPLVRVSVHVIAEQNGRRESGSSGGGARHDYLYFNEELINRYVDEAVDGALVNLESRPAPAGPMTVVMGPGWPGVLLHEAVGHGLEGDFNRKGSSAFAGRIGQRVAAKGVTVVDDGTLSGRRGSLNIDDEGTPTQCTTLIEDGILKGYIQDSLNARLMNMPLTGNGRRESFASLPMPRMTNTYMLAGKDDPQEIVASIKRGLYAVNFGGGQVDITSGKFVFSASEAYWVENGKIQYPVKGATIIGSGPESLKQVSMIGNDLKLDGGIGVCGKEGQSVPVGVGQPTLRIDSLTVGGTA, from the coding sequence ATGAATGCACCAGAAGCACTATTCCCCGCCAATTGGACCAAAGCCAAAAAGCAAGCAGACCTCATCAAACTAGCCAAATCTATTTTGCTCGAACCAACCGGCTTATCCGAGCAAGATTTGCACGGCACCTTTGGCAACTTATTTGCTCATCGCCTTGATGATGCAGATCTCTACTTCCAACATACTCGGAGTGAAAGCTGGAGTCTTGAAGAAGGCATTGTTAAGTCCGGCAGCTTTAATATTGATCAAGGCGTTGGTGTGCGCGCTATCTATGGCGATAAGACGGCTTTCGCTTATTCAGATGAGATTAATTTAGAAGCTTTAAATAAAGCAGCCAAAGCTACTCGAGTAATAGGGCCCGAGGGTGGCAAGCAAGCGGTTGCAAGCAAATTATTTAACCCCGTATCCAATAAGCTCTACTCGGATGTCAATCCTTTAGATTCTCTTCAACCCAAAGAAAAAATCGCATTACTAGAAAGTATTGAGCGCCGGGCTAAGGCACGTGATCCGCGCATTATTCAAGTCATGGCCAGTCTGGCTGGAGAATTTGATGTCGTATTAGTAGTGCGAGCAGATGGCTTGCTAGCTGCAGATGTTCGTCCTCTTGTGCGCGTTTCGGTACACGTCATTGCAGAACAAAATGGTCGCCGTGAATCAGGCTCCTCTGGCGGCGGCGCACGTCATGACTATCTCTACTTCAATGAAGAACTCATTAATCGTTATGTTGATGAGGCAGTTGACGGAGCCCTAGTGAACCTCGAATCTCGGCCAGCACCCGCTGGCCCAATGACAGTAGTTATGGGACCAGGCTGGCCTGGCGTTCTATTGCATGAGGCAGTAGGTCATGGTCTCGAGGGTGACTTTAATCGCAAAGGTTCTTCTGCTTTTGCTGGTCGAATTGGACAACGTGTTGCAGCTAAGGGAGTGACTGTTGTTGATGATGGAACCCTGTCTGGACGAAGAGGCTCTTTGAATATCGATGACGAAGGCACTCCCACTCAATGCACCACCTTAATTGAAGATGGCATATTGAAAGGTTACATTCAAGACAGCCTAAATGCCCGACTCATGAATATGCCCCTCACCGGCAATGGTCGCCGTGAAAGTTTTGCTTCACTACCAATGCCACGAATGACCAATACCTATATGTTGGCCGGCAAAGATGATCCTCAAGAAATTGTCGCCAGCATCAAGCGCGGTTTATACGCAGTGAACTTTGGTGGTGGTCAGGTTGATATCACTAGTGGCAAATTTGTGTTTTCTGCTTCAGAGGCCTACTGGGTTGAGAACGGCAAAATTCAATACCCCGTCAAAGGCGCGACCATTATTGGTAGCGGGCCAGAATCCCTAAAACAGGTTTCTATGATCGGAAATGACCTGAAATTAGACGGTGGGATTGGGGTTTGTGGCAAGGAAGGGCAAAGTGTTCCAGTCGGGGTTGGGCAGCCTACCCTGAGGATTGATAGCCTGACTGTAGGTGGGACTGCCTAA
- a CDS encoding 3-deoxy-7-phosphoheptulonate synthase, producing the protein MSQQNTNPANWYSAVDKTSDTDDQRIDNISVLPPPEHLIRFFPISGTPTEALISNTRKKIRDIIHGKDDRLLVIIGPCSIHDPKAALEYCQRLLAERVRFAGELEIVMRVYFEKPRTTVGWKGLINDPYLDESYRIEEGLRLARQVLMEINRLGMPAGSEFLDVISPQYIADLISWGAIGARTTESQVHRELASGLSAPIGFKNGTDGNIKIATDAIQAAGRPHHFLSVHKNGQVSVVETKGNKDCHVILRGGKEPNYEAQFVQAACSELEAAKLPASLMVDLSHANSSKKHERQIVVADDVAQQIESGSHQIFGVMVESHLNDGAQKFTPGKDDPSKLEYGKSITDACINWDDSVKVLERLATAVKKCRSKKK; encoded by the coding sequence ATGAGCCAACAAAATACGAATCCCGCTAATTGGTACTCTGCAGTCGACAAGACTTCAGATACTGACGATCAACGCATTGACAACATTTCTGTTCTGCCTCCGCCAGAGCATTTAATTCGCTTCTTTCCGATTTCTGGAACGCCTACTGAAGCGTTGATCAGCAACACTCGCAAAAAAATCCGCGACATTATTCATGGCAAGGATGACCGCTTACTCGTAATCATCGGACCATGCTCCATTCATGACCCAAAAGCAGCGCTGGAATATTGCCAACGCCTCTTAGCTGAGCGCGTGCGTTTTGCTGGTGAATTAGAAATTGTGATGCGCGTGTATTTTGAAAAGCCGCGCACCACTGTCGGCTGGAAGGGTTTGATCAATGACCCTTACTTGGATGAGAGCTATCGTATCGAAGAAGGTCTCCGCCTTGCGCGTCAAGTACTAATGGAAATCAATCGCCTTGGCATGCCAGCTGGTAGCGAATTCTTGGATGTGATTTCCCCGCAATATATTGCGGATCTGATTTCATGGGGTGCTATTGGTGCACGTACTACTGAGAGCCAAGTTCATCGCGAACTTGCTTCTGGCTTGTCTGCACCTATCGGATTTAAGAACGGCACTGATGGCAACATCAAAATTGCTACTGATGCGATACAAGCTGCAGGTCGTCCACATCATTTCTTATCCGTTCATAAAAATGGTCAAGTATCTGTTGTGGAAACTAAAGGCAATAAAGATTGCCACGTGATTTTGCGTGGTGGCAAAGAGCCAAACTATGAAGCTCAGTTTGTGCAAGCGGCCTGCTCTGAGCTAGAAGCAGCCAAGCTTCCAGCCAGTTTGATGGTTGATTTATCCCACGCCAATTCAAGCAAGAAGCATGAGCGTCAGATTGTGGTTGCTGACGATGTGGCACAGCAAATTGAATCTGGCTCACACCAGATTTTTGGCGTGATGGTTGAGAGTCATTTAAATGATGGAGCTCAGAAATTTACGCCAGGAAAAGATGATCCAAGCAAATTGGAATACGGCAAGAGTATTACCGATGCCTGCATCAACTGGGATGACTCTGTGAAGGTACTGGAGCGTCTAGCTACAGCCGTTAAGAAATGTAGAAGCAAGAAAAAGTAA
- a CDS encoding cob(I)yrinic acid a,c-diamide adenosyltransferase, whose translation MGNRLSKIATRTGDAGMTGLGDGSRVEKDHLRVCAMGDIDELNSEIGVLMTEEIPESISAELQELFLQVQHDLFDLGGELCIPNYKLLNPEHVAQLDVWLEKYNKQLPPLTEFILPGGTRAAAQAHVCRTVCRRAERSIVRLGWEEPLYNSPRQYVNRLSDLLFVLARILNRAAGGSDVLWKHEKKETK comes from the coding sequence ATGGGAAATCGACTATCAAAAATCGCCACTAGAACCGGTGACGCAGGAATGACGGGCTTGGGTGACGGAAGTCGCGTAGAGAAGGATCACTTACGGGTCTGCGCTATGGGCGATATCGATGAGTTGAACTCAGAAATCGGGGTTTTAATGACCGAGGAGATCCCAGAGAGCATTTCTGCCGAATTACAGGAGCTCTTTCTGCAGGTGCAGCATGATTTATTCGATTTAGGGGGCGAACTATGCATCCCTAATTACAAACTGCTCAATCCTGAGCATGTAGCGCAGCTAGATGTTTGGCTCGAAAAATACAATAAACAATTACCCCCTTTGACTGAATTCATTTTGCCGGGTGGTACTCGCGCTGCTGCACAAGCCCATGTTTGTCGCACCGTATGTCGCAGGGCCGAACGTTCGATTGTTCGCTTGGGTTGGGAGGAGCCTTTATATAATTCCCCTCGTCAATATGTCAACCGCCTATCCGATTTGCTCTTTGTGCTTGCGCGTATTTTGAATCGTGCGGCTGGTGGTTCGGATGTGTTGTGGAAGCATGAAAAAAAAGAGACTAAATAA